A section of the Mesobacillus jeotgali genome encodes:
- a CDS encoding Crp/Fnr family transcriptional regulator, translated as MLTAATLSPNMNKLFEKVHRIKNIDKGSFLFEEGNHANELYIIQSGKFQISKIVPDGRELTIRMCSAGELIGELALFSPASQHILTARSSESGSVAVIQKDRLEAEIAKDSGLALELVKWLSLQHRKSQTRIRDLVLHGKKGALYSTLIRMVNSYGVKTEDGLKIDVPLTNQELANFCGTSREVVNRLLSELRKKKIISIDKGFITVHALHRLKREIDCENCPVEICNIE; from the coding sequence ATGTTGACAGCAGCAACCTTGTCACCGAATATGAATAAGCTGTTTGAAAAAGTCCATAGAATCAAGAATATTGATAAAGGCAGCTTCCTCTTTGAAGAAGGGAATCATGCAAATGAGCTATACATTATTCAAAGCGGAAAATTCCAAATCAGTAAAATAGTACCGGACGGCCGTGAATTAACTATCAGAATGTGTTCTGCTGGTGAATTGATTGGAGAACTGGCATTGTTCAGTCCAGCCTCCCAGCATATACTGACCGCCAGATCTTCAGAAAGCGGAAGTGTTGCGGTCATTCAGAAGGATAGGTTAGAGGCAGAAATTGCCAAGGATAGCGGATTGGCGCTTGAACTGGTTAAGTGGCTTTCCCTGCAGCACCGTAAGTCGCAAACAAGAATCAGGGATCTTGTCCTGCACGGAAAGAAAGGTGCACTATACTCTACCCTTATTCGAATGGTGAACAGCTACGGAGTAAAAACAGAAGATGGGCTGAAAATAGATGTACCTCTGACTAACCAGGAACTCGCAAACTTCTGTGGTACATCCCGTGAGGTCGTAAACCGGTTATTGAGCGAGCTAAGGAAGAAAAAGATTATCTCCATCGATAAAGGTTTTATCACTGTACACGCCCTCCATCGCCTGAAAAGGGAAATTGACTGTGAAAATTGTCCAGTTGAAATCTGCAATATCGAATAA
- a CDS encoding molybdopterin molybdotransferase MoeA, whose product MLERRNPIPIGEAVKRVMEHKKKGAIEYVSINESYGRYLSEDLKATSDVPHFDRAPYDGYAIRSVDSAEASQDHSVEFEVVDHIGAGMLTDKELGPFQAVRIMTGAQMPVGADAVVMLELVKENERDGKKYMETKRKHNKGDNISYRGEDAKEGEVLVKKGTFINPGIQAMLATFGYAQVPVAKKPVIGLYATGTELLDVDEPLEPGKIRNSNSYMISAQILRAGAEVRYFGQLPDDFDTCFDAVSKAIEEVDLFITTGGVSVGDYDYLPEIYAKLGAEVLFNKVAMRPGSVTTVAQLDGKLLFGLSGNPSACYVGFELFARPIIRTMLFTGKPHLRKEKAVLDANFPKANPFTRFVRSALSVQNGKLVVTPSGLDKSNIIMSLAGANSLMILPGGTRGFEEGTEVEVLMLEDHVGSEWPW is encoded by the coding sequence ATGTTAGAGAGAAGGAATCCCATTCCTATAGGAGAGGCCGTTAAAAGGGTTATGGAGCATAAAAAGAAGGGCGCCATTGAATACGTATCAATCAATGAAAGCTATGGCCGCTATCTTTCAGAAGACCTGAAAGCAACCAGTGATGTCCCGCATTTTGACAGGGCGCCATATGATGGGTATGCAATCCGATCGGTCGATTCAGCGGAAGCATCACAAGACCATTCTGTGGAATTTGAAGTGGTGGACCATATCGGGGCAGGTATGCTTACAGATAAAGAACTTGGACCTTTCCAGGCTGTCAGGATCATGACAGGCGCGCAAATGCCTGTTGGGGCTGATGCTGTTGTCATGCTTGAATTGGTAAAAGAAAATGAGCGTGACGGTAAAAAATACATGGAAACGAAACGCAAGCATAATAAAGGTGACAATATTTCTTATCGCGGGGAGGATGCGAAGGAAGGGGAAGTGCTCGTCAAAAAAGGCACATTTATCAATCCTGGTATCCAGGCAATGCTTGCGACTTTTGGGTATGCCCAGGTGCCTGTTGCTAAGAAACCAGTGATCGGGCTCTATGCCACTGGAACAGAGCTGCTTGATGTTGATGAACCGCTCGAACCTGGAAAAATCCGCAACAGTAATTCCTATATGATCTCTGCTCAAATTCTGCGTGCAGGAGCAGAAGTAAGATACTTTGGCCAGCTTCCAGATGACTTTGATACATGCTTTGACGCAGTCAGCAAAGCTATCGAAGAAGTGGATTTATTCATTACAACCGGGGGAGTGTCAGTGGGAGATTATGATTATCTTCCGGAAATTTACGCAAAGCTCGGAGCGGAAGTTTTGTTCAATAAGGTGGCAATGAGGCCAGGAAGCGTAACGACGGTTGCCCAGCTTGATGGCAAATTGCTCTTTGGCCTATCTGGTAACCCTTCTGCCTGTTACGTAGGATTTGAATTATTCGCCAGGCCGATTATCAGGACCATGCTGTTTACCGGGAAGCCTCATCTAAGAAAGGAAAAGGCAGTGCTTGACGCCAACTTCCCTAAAGCGAATCCTTTCACAAGATTTGTAAGAAGTGCGCTTTCAGTCCAAAATGGGAAGCTGGTGGTAACCCCGAGCGGTCTTGATAAATCCAATATCATTATGAGCCTTGCCGGCGCAAACTCACTCATGATCCTCCCGGGAGGAACAAGAGGCTTTGAAGAAGGTACTGAGGTAGAAGTTCTCATGCTTGAGGACCATGTTGGCAGTGAATGGCCTTGGTAA
- the argJ gene encoding bifunctional ornithine acetyltransferase/N-acetylglutamate synthase, producing the protein MYQAFTDEKVIRAIADGGILTPKGFKCGGIHAGLRYNKLDLGLIVSDTPASCAAVYTTSHFQAAPLVVTQESIAQEGILQAVVVNSACANACTGEQGYKDALKMRELTAAKLGIAEHQVAVASTGVIGEYLQMDKIEAGIAKLAVGDAAKDANDFQTAILTTDLVMKHSCYSAEIDGMTVSIGGAAKGSGMIHPNMATMLGFLTTDANISSADLTFALREVTNTTFNQITVDGDTSTNDMVLVMANGAAGNHPLNPEHPDWPVFIGLLKESCASLAKQIARDGEGATKLIEISVSGAISDEEARMIGKQIAGSNLVKTAVYGADANWGRIIGAIGQSQATVNSETVDISLGEIIMLKESTPIAFDEEIAREYLQNDKVDIFVDLHLGEGRGMAWGCDLSYDYVKINASYRT; encoded by the coding sequence ATGTACCAGGCTTTTACTGACGAAAAAGTGATCAGAGCAATTGCGGACGGGGGAATTTTGACTCCAAAGGGATTCAAATGTGGCGGAATTCATGCCGGCTTACGCTATAACAAGCTTGATTTAGGACTGATTGTAAGCGATACACCTGCAAGCTGCGCTGCTGTGTATACGACAAGCCATTTCCAGGCTGCTCCACTGGTTGTTACACAGGAGAGCATAGCCCAGGAAGGAATTTTACAGGCAGTTGTTGTAAACAGTGCCTGTGCGAATGCCTGCACAGGCGAGCAGGGCTACAAGGATGCTTTGAAGATGCGAGAGCTGACAGCAGCGAAATTAGGTATTGCTGAACACCAAGTTGCTGTAGCTTCCACAGGAGTCATTGGCGAATATTTGCAAATGGATAAAATTGAGGCGGGTATCGCAAAGCTGGCTGTCGGGGATGCTGCCAAAGATGCAAACGACTTTCAGACTGCAATCCTGACAACCGACCTTGTAATGAAACACTCTTGTTATTCTGCTGAAATTGATGGTATGACAGTCTCAATAGGAGGAGCAGCAAAAGGTTCAGGGATGATCCATCCGAATATGGCTACAATGCTTGGTTTTTTAACAACTGATGCAAATATATCAAGTGCCGATCTGACTTTTGCGCTCAGAGAAGTAACGAACACAACTTTCAACCAGATAACTGTCGATGGTGATACCTCGACAAACGATATGGTACTGGTAATGGCAAATGGCGCTGCCGGGAATCATCCATTGAACCCTGAGCATCCAGACTGGCCGGTTTTTATCGGCTTGTTAAAAGAAAGTTGTGCCAGCCTTGCGAAGCAAATTGCAAGGGATGGAGAAGGTGCAACCAAACTGATTGAGATATCTGTATCGGGTGCAATATCTGATGAAGAGGCTCGGATGATTGGCAAGCAGATTGCGGGCTCAAATTTAGTGAAGACCGCTGTATATGGTGCGGACGCCAACTGGGGAAGGATTATTGGGGCCATTGGCCAGAGCCAGGCGACGGTAAATTCAGAAACGGTCGACATTTCGCTGGGAGAAATCATCATGCTGAAAGAAAGTACTCCTATTGCTTTCGATGAAGAAATAGCCAGAGAGTACCTGCAGAATGACAAGGTAGATATTTTTGTTGATCTTCATCTCGGTGAGGGAAGAGGAATGGCCTGGGGCTGTGACCTTTCCTATGATTATGTGAAAATTAACGCAAGCTATCGGACATAA
- the mobB gene encoding molybdopterin-guanine dinucleotide biosynthesis protein B — protein sequence MALVKPVLFQLAGYQNSGKTTLSLRLIQQLAQAGLRVATVKHHGHGGKPDIVETKDSGRHVHAGAAVSLVEGGGRMVLQAEKGQWSLAEEIEVLTCFKPDVILIEGYKTEPYPKAVILRDEADLELLDRLSNIQAIFYRDQKLAAQLKDCPLPNFHMEEDKGVNWTLEYVLSQV from the coding sequence ATGGCCTTGGTAAAACCCGTACTGTTCCAATTGGCAGGATACCAGAACAGCGGGAAGACGACACTTAGCCTTAGGTTGATTCAGCAACTTGCTCAGGCTGGCCTGAGGGTTGCAACGGTTAAACACCATGGACACGGAGGCAAGCCGGATATAGTGGAGACAAAGGATTCTGGCCGGCATGTGCACGCAGGCGCGGCTGTCTCCCTTGTGGAAGGCGGAGGCAGGATGGTTCTTCAAGCTGAGAAAGGACAATGGTCCCTGGCTGAGGAGATAGAGGTTTTAACCTGTTTTAAGCCTGATGTAATTTTGATAGAAGGTTACAAAACTGAGCCTTATCCTAAAGCTGTTATTCTTAGAGATGAAGCAGATTTAGAATTACTGGACCGTCTTTCGAATATCCAGGCAATCTTTTATCGAGACCAGAAGCTGGCTGCTCAGTTAAAAGATTGTCCGTTACCGAATTTTCATATGGAGGAAGACAAGGGAGTGAATTGGACTCTTGAATATGTCCTCAGTCAAGTTTAG
- a CDS encoding respiratory nitrate reductase subunit gamma: MEMLHMFLWIVYPYTVVAIVGMGIVWQYDASSDEGARTEAGRLLIVMVKILMAASTATGIAIVTSSSLADEPVLLLRWLISLVQLQPDMSLILDISVLSTVHFIVVFLFLLSLAFTKEIYYLMKPHHYLKKIYLKIHVEKRG, translated from the coding sequence ATGGAAATGCTGCACATGTTTTTATGGATTGTATATCCATATACAGTAGTAGCAATAGTAGGAATGGGCATTGTCTGGCAATATGATGCGTCTAGTGATGAGGGGGCAAGAACGGAAGCAGGAAGGCTGCTGATAGTAATGGTAAAAATATTAATGGCTGCGAGTACTGCAACTGGAATCGCCATCGTAACGTCAAGCAGCTTGGCTGACGAACCAGTCTTGTTGTTAAGGTGGCTCATTAGTCTGGTTCAGCTTCAGCCAGACATGAGCTTGATTCTGGATATTTCTGTTCTCTCAACGGTTCATTTTATCGTTGTGTTCTTATTCCTGCTGAGTCTGGCATTCACAAAGGAAATTTATTATTTAATGAAGCCCCATCATTATTTGAAAAAAATCTATCTGAAAATACATGTTGAAAAAAGAGGATAA
- a CDS encoding YwiC-like family protein yields MNLFLPKQHGAWAMLIIPFWLGAAASGIVWQHIPFFIGWLLLYLGTYPLLLIFKKKKIPFYRKWALIYILPALAFLMIPLFTTPSIVFFGFAMVPFFIINAFFSARNKDRALMNDLSAIIVFSIAGLASSYLPGAEINQHAILVFGSTILFFVGSTFYVKTMIREKKNNQFKLISWTYHFVVPVLWLAAGEAIVAIAAVPSLLRAILFYGKPLTVMQVGIYEILNAVLFFVIMLFVIL; encoded by the coding sequence ATGAATTTATTTTTGCCAAAACAGCATGGAGCCTGGGCGATGCTGATCATCCCTTTCTGGCTTGGAGCAGCAGCAAGTGGAATCGTCTGGCAGCATATCCCGTTCTTTATTGGATGGCTATTATTATATTTAGGAACATATCCGCTCCTCTTAATATTCAAGAAAAAGAAAATCCCGTTTTACCGCAAATGGGCCCTTATATACATTTTGCCAGCTTTAGCGTTTTTGATGATTCCGCTATTCACGACACCATCCATTGTGTTCTTTGGATTTGCGATGGTTCCATTTTTTATCATCAATGCCTTTTTTTCAGCAAGAAATAAAGACAGGGCACTGATGAATGATCTAAGTGCCATCATAGTTTTTTCAATTGCTGGCCTGGCAAGCAGTTATTTGCCCGGGGCGGAAATCAATCAGCATGCCATTCTGGTTTTTGGCTCAACGATTCTATTTTTCGTCGGCAGTACATTCTATGTAAAAACGATGATCCGTGAAAAAAAGAACAATCAATTCAAATTGATTTCTTGGACCTATCATTTTGTGGTCCCCGTATTGTGGCTGGCAGCCGGAGAAGCAATCGTCGCTATTGCTGCTGTGCCTAGCTTGCTCAGAGCAATCCTATTTTACGGCAAGCCGCTCACGGTCATGCAGGTGGGAATATATGAAATCTTGAACGCAGTCCTGTTTTTCGTCATTATGCTGTTTGTAATCCTATAA
- a CDS encoding acetylornithine transaminase has product MSHLFPTYQRWEIEPEKASGTVIYAKDGREYLDFTSGIGVCNLGHRPEAVEQAVKEQLELFWHVSNLFPQSIQEEAATKLAAASGLDYVFFANSGAEANEAAIKMARKATGRTKIITFLQSFHGRTFAGMAATGQEKIKQGFGSMLETFIHLPFNDLEALSKEIDSDTAAVMIEMVQGEGGIHVVTADFIKEASRICTENGVLLIVDEIQTGIGRTGKPFAFQHFDISPDIITVAKGLGNGLPIGAAIGKMELAEHFGPGSHGSTFGGNPISTAAASAVMDIIFDEKYLTEVTAKGELLFQLLDKELGSLGAVKEIRGLGLMAGIELTVAAPPILAQLRKSGLIALPAGEKVIRLLPPLSVSAEELEKAVLIMKDNIVKTTVTAS; this is encoded by the coding sequence ATGAGTCATTTATTCCCTACGTATCAAAGATGGGAGATCGAGCCTGAGAAGGCGAGCGGTACTGTTATTTACGCTAAAGATGGACGTGAATATCTGGATTTCACTTCGGGAATTGGTGTTTGCAATCTTGGTCATCGACCTGAAGCTGTTGAACAGGCTGTCAAAGAGCAGCTCGAATTATTTTGGCATGTATCAAATCTTTTTCCGCAATCCATCCAGGAAGAAGCGGCCACGAAGCTTGCGGCAGCATCTGGCTTGGACTATGTTTTTTTCGCCAATAGCGGGGCAGAAGCAAATGAAGCGGCAATAAAAATGGCACGAAAAGCGACTGGCAGGACTAAAATCATTACCTTCCTTCAATCATTTCACGGAAGGACATTTGCAGGCATGGCAGCTACCGGTCAGGAGAAAATCAAGCAGGGTTTCGGCAGCATGCTCGAAACTTTTATACACCTTCCATTCAATGACTTGGAAGCTTTAAGTAAAGAAATTGATTCCGATACAGCGGCAGTCATGATCGAGATGGTCCAGGGGGAAGGCGGAATTCATGTCGTTACTGCCGATTTTATAAAAGAAGCCTCCAGGATATGCACAGAAAATGGGGTCCTGCTTATTGTAGATGAAATCCAGACAGGAATCGGCCGCACAGGAAAGCCATTTGCCTTTCAGCACTTCGATATTTCACCAGATATCATAACGGTTGCTAAAGGACTTGGTAATGGCCTGCCTATTGGGGCGGCAATCGGAAAAATGGAACTGGCAGAACATTTCGGGCCTGGAAGCCACGGCTCTACATTCGGAGGGAATCCAATCAGCACAGCCGCAGCATCAGCTGTAATGGACATCATCTTTGACGAAAAGTACCTGACAGAGGTCACCGCCAAAGGGGAATTGTTATTTCAACTGCTGGATAAGGAGCTTGGCAGTTTAGGAGCAGTAAAAGAAATTAGAGGCCTCGGCTTAATGGCAGGAATCGAATTAACTGTTGCGGCCCCACCGATACTCGCACAATTGAGGAAGTCGGGATTAATCGCCTTGCCTGCAGGAGAAAAGGTCATCAGGCTTCTCCCGCCACTAAGTGTAAGTGCTGAAGAGCTTGAAAAGGCTGTCTTAATAATGAAAGATAATATAGTAAAGACAACTGTAACAGCTTCATAG
- the argB gene encoding acetylglutamate kinase, translating into METVVIKCGGSVMEELNDSFFESLKEIMKDGYFPVIVHGGGPAINSMLDLYNIAADFKDGLRVTCEKTMGIVELVLSGQTNRQLCSMFIKQGLKVLGINGSDGSCLQADYIDKQGLGYVGTINTVNTDLIMMAVQNGYIPVITPIGIAEDGCKLNINGDYAAASVAKALKAERCAFVTNVDGILVNGELISEVNERQIKGYISDGSIYGGMIPKVNSALSATAAGIEKVMIISGKKPFYKNNCWYGTAIAAEEGVLK; encoded by the coding sequence TTGGAAACTGTAGTCATTAAATGCGGCGGAAGTGTGATGGAGGAGCTTAATGACAGTTTTTTTGAAAGTCTTAAAGAAATTATGAAGGACGGTTATTTTCCGGTCATTGTCCATGGCGGCGGGCCAGCAATTAATTCGATGCTGGATTTATATAATATTGCTGCGGACTTTAAGGATGGACTTAGGGTGACATGTGAAAAAACAATGGGGATTGTTGAATTGGTCCTTTCAGGGCAAACGAACAGGCAGCTGTGCAGCATGTTCATAAAGCAGGGACTAAAGGTGCTTGGCATTAATGGAAGTGACGGTTCATGCCTGCAGGCTGACTATATCGATAAACAAGGGCTGGGTTATGTAGGGACAATAAACACAGTCAATACCGACCTGATCATGATGGCGGTACAGAATGGATATATTCCTGTCATTACTCCAATCGGGATTGCTGAGGATGGCTGCAAGCTGAATATCAATGGTGATTATGCCGCTGCATCTGTCGCAAAAGCTTTGAAAGCAGAGCGTTGCGCTTTTGTGACCAATGTTGATGGTATCCTGGTCAACGGGGAGCTCATCAGCGAAGTTAACGAACGTCAAATAAAAGGTTATATTTCTGATGGAAGTATATATGGCGGAATGATACCAAAGGTAAATTCGGCATTATCCGCAACAGCTGCTGGTATAGAGAAAGTGATGATCATTTCTGGCAAAAAGCCATTTTATAAGAATAACTGCTGGTATGGCACCGCGATAGCAGCTGAAGAAGGAGTGTTAAAATGA
- the argC gene encoding N-acetyl-gamma-glutamyl-phosphate reductase, giving the protein MKAAIIGTTGYGGGELIRILNNHPFFTIHSVHTTRDEKPVSAEYPHLTGIFDKVLTKIDPDKISAEADIVFLATPSRVSGDLVSAFIDKNIKVVDLSGDLRLKDSKAYRNWYKHEPVADRILNEAVYGLSEWNRGKISNGTLLANPGCYPTSALLGLAPVLTEKVIDPKSIIIDAKSGVSGAGRSPSIGTLYAELNENFKIYKVNEHQHIPEIEQQLSLWNGEGVTVTFSTHLIPVTRGIMTTMYVNLKEDWNTSRLLDLYEETYQQHPFVRVRKQGIFPAIKEVKGSNYCDIGLHADSRTGRLTIVSVIDNLMKGAAGQAVQNANIMFGMEETAGLEMMPLYP; this is encoded by the coding sequence GTGAAGGCAGCGATCATTGGCACAACAGGGTATGGAGGCGGGGAACTGATCCGTATTCTTAACAATCATCCATTTTTCACCATACACTCTGTCCATACCACTCGTGATGAAAAGCCCGTATCTGCAGAGTATCCACATTTGACTGGCATTTTTGACAAAGTACTTACCAAGATAGATCCTGATAAAATCAGTGCGGAAGCGGATATTGTCTTCCTGGCTACCCCCTCGAGAGTATCTGGAGACCTTGTGTCAGCTTTCATTGACAAAAACATCAAAGTGGTCGACCTATCCGGAGACCTGAGATTAAAAGATTCAAAGGCTTATAGAAACTGGTATAAACATGAACCAGTTGCAGACAGGATCTTAAATGAAGCAGTTTATGGTCTTAGCGAATGGAACAGGGGGAAGATTTCCAATGGAACCCTTCTTGCCAATCCCGGCTGCTATCCGACATCTGCGCTACTAGGCCTGGCACCAGTCTTAACGGAAAAAGTGATTGACCCGAAAAGCATAATTATCGATGCAAAATCTGGTGTATCCGGGGCAGGAAGATCACCTTCAATAGGAACTTTGTACGCAGAGTTAAACGAAAATTTCAAAATTTATAAAGTCAACGAACATCAGCATATCCCTGAGATCGAACAACAGTTAAGCCTTTGGAATGGTGAAGGGGTGACGGTAACCTTCAGCACCCACTTGATTCCGGTTACGAGAGGAATCATGACTACCATGTATGTGAATTTAAAAGAAGATTGGAATACTTCGAGATTACTGGATTTGTATGAGGAGACCTATCAGCAGCATCCTTTTGTTCGGGTCAGGAAGCAGGGGATTTTCCCGGCGATTAAAGAGGTTAAAGGATCGAATTATTGTGATATCGGCTTGCATGCCGACAGCAGGACTGGAAGGCTCACCATTGTTTCAGTCATCGATAATTTAATGAAAGGCGCTGCAGGGCAGGCGGTCCAGAACGCAAATATCATGTTTGGAATGGAGGAAACAGCGGGACTCGAAATGATGCCCCTGTATCCATAA
- a CDS encoding carbamoyl phosphate synthase small subunit: MKGYLHLADGKTFEGQLPGLLGEEEIAGEIVFFTGMTGYQEVLTDPSYKNQIIVFTYPLIGNYGINKQDFESKKPHVAAVIVCEAAKEAYHYEANYSFTEYLDKWNIPVLEHVDTRELVKNIREKGTMPAILSNRPECDSYFDSFNSLKVKEVSIKSPETIGMGNTHIVLVDYGFKKSIADYLVKQKCLVTIVPYDYSFEQISALKPDGVLLSNGPGDPKELINQLPEIRKAAEYYPVLGICLGHQLAALAFGADTKKMLFGHRGANQPVFDVTGNRVFMSSQNHSYMVDQKSLGNTGLKIRFLNKNDQSIEGLYHEKLPLMTVQFHPEASPGPEDSIFIFEEFINTVKYRKRREVSYA; encoded by the coding sequence ATGAAAGGATATTTGCATCTGGCTGACGGCAAGACGTTTGAGGGACAGCTGCCTGGTTTACTAGGCGAAGAGGAAATAGCCGGTGAAATTGTATTTTTTACAGGGATGACTGGTTATCAGGAGGTACTGACGGATCCTTCCTATAAGAACCAAATCATTGTGTTCACTTACCCTTTGATCGGCAATTATGGCATAAATAAACAGGATTTTGAAAGCAAAAAACCGCATGTTGCAGCCGTGATTGTCTGCGAAGCTGCAAAAGAGGCCTATCATTATGAGGCTAATTATTCATTTACAGAGTATCTCGATAAATGGAATATTCCTGTCCTCGAACATGTAGATACTCGTGAGCTTGTAAAAAACATCCGTGAAAAGGGCACGATGCCCGCAATATTATCGAACCGGCCTGAATGTGATTCTTACTTTGACTCATTTAACAGCCTTAAGGTGAAAGAGGTCTCAATCAAGTCGCCCGAAACAATCGGAATGGGTAATACACATATTGTACTGGTAGACTATGGTTTCAAAAAGTCGATAGCCGACTATCTCGTAAAACAAAAATGCCTGGTTACAATTGTGCCTTATGATTATAGCTTTGAACAAATTTCTGCACTGAAGCCTGATGGGGTGCTTTTATCCAATGGACCGGGCGACCCGAAAGAGTTGATAAATCAGCTGCCGGAGATCAGGAAAGCAGCCGAATACTACCCTGTGTTAGGAATCTGTCTTGGCCACCAGCTTGCTGCCCTTGCTTTCGGAGCGGATACGAAAAAGATGCTTTTCGGACATCGTGGAGCAAACCAGCCTGTATTCGACGTCACAGGAAACCGTGTATTCATGTCATCACAAAACCACAGCTATATGGTCGATCAAAAAAGCCTGGGAAACACAGGCTTAAAAATACGCTTCCTGAACAAAAATGACCAGTCGATCGAGGGGCTTTATCACGAAAAACTGCCTTTGATGACAGTCCAGTTCCATCCTGAAGCAAGTCCGGGACCTGAAGACAGCATTTTCATATTTGAAGAATTCATCAACACAGTAAAATACAGAAAGCGGAGAGAAGTCAGCTATGCCTAA